The Lepeophtheirus salmonis chromosome 1, UVic_Lsal_1.4, whole genome shotgun sequence genome has a segment encoding these proteins:
- the LOC121129292 gene encoding uncharacterized protein translates to MKAILQLLLCLFPCILAGVPPYYYYNQPPQDAYYQYAPVVAQAPQGAFQYTNFHNGSASYSPPEIRTECQAGSYCTVDMFCDVNVTISSVPLNLTEEEKDDRGELIPCWHVETQEIQVCCNPPSDEPKENVKSEDLKDFATCPRVPRAFSESSCSDVASTCASVGKPDQSCLNNELCCYDGCANRCISDLSPEPVEETSPSEAVSNFLSGSNSHSYSALPYRHSYYHPTPYAAPSYHHSASYAPRPFKAIFPQSPSYSIRTSGSVSSSTPKPNSVEVAFPSYPTTQSPPSPAYPRYPSYSQSTIYKPEKTGSPYSSYSHSYSNSQSFGYSRPVSTAAHTHEALTQAEAYHSPSPATQASPYHSPTPVPQEHAYTPQQQSSPYSYRTPQNSYYEASQPTAYEPAPPSKPVQYSGYELSGASHDLCPSALSCVPKKNCDFNGVIVSHVVSTSPEFDTVRVPLLPCIHPQTGSSNVCCRDPNYVDPYSQY, encoded by the exons ATGAAAGCCATACTTCAACTCCTTCTATGCCTTTTTCCATGCATTTTGGCTGGTGTACCACCTTACTACTACTACAACCAACCTCCTCAGGATGCTTATTATCAATATGCCCCTGTTGTTGCTCAGGCACCTCAGGGTGCATTCCAATACA CAAATTTCCATAATGGTTCTGCTTCTTACTCACCACCTGAGATCCGAACAGAATGTCAAGCAGGATCATACTGCACAGTGGACATGTTCTGTGACGTGAATGTGACAATATCCTCCGTCCCTCTTAATTTGACAGAAGAGGAAAAGGATGACCGTGGAGAGTTAATT CCATGTTGGCATGTGGAAACTCAAGAAATCCAAGTGTGTTGCAATCCCCCATCGGATGAGCCTAAAGAAAATGTCAAGTCTGAGGATTTGAAGG ATTTTGCAACTTGCCCACGTGTACCAAGAGCATTCTCAGAGTCTAGTTGCTCCGACGTAGCATCAACCTGTGCAAGTGTTGGCAAACCCGATCAGTCATGCCTTAATAATGAATTGTGTTGTTATGACGGTTGTGCTAATAGATGCATTTCAGATCTGT CTCCCGAGCCAGTGGAAGAAACATCACCCTCCGAAGCAGTTTCCAACTTTCTTTCCGGGTCTAATTCGCATTCTTACTCCGCTCTTCCTTATCGCCATTCATATTATCACCCTACACCCTACGCTGCCCCAAGTTATCATCATTCAGCATCCTATGCACCAAGACCATTTAAGGCCATATTTCCCCAATCTCCCTCTTATTCCATCAGAACCTCAGGATCTGTATCATCATCTACTCCAAAACCAAATTCTGTAGAGGTTGCATTCCCTTCATACCCGACAACACAGTCACCACCATCTCCTGCCTATCCTCGATACCCCTCATACTCTCAATCAACAATCTACAAGCCAGAAAAAACTGGATCTCCCTATTCATCATACTCGCATTCCTATTCAAACTCACAATCCTTTGGATATTCAAGACCAGTATCAACTGCCGCTCACACTCATGAAGCTCTTACCCAAGCTGAAGCATACCATTCTCCATCACCTGCTACCCAAGCCTCGCCATACCATTCTCCGACACCTGTTCCCCAAGAACATGCCTATACCCCACAACAGCAATCATCTCCTTACTCCTATAGA ACACCCCAAAATAGCTACTATGAGGCATCCCAACCCACCGCCTACGAACCAGCACCTCCCTCAAAA CCCGTACAATATTCTGGATATGAATTGAGTGGTGCATCACATGATTTATGCCCCTCTGCCTTGAGCTGTGTTCCCAAGAAAAACTGTGACTTTAACGGAGTCATTGTGAGTCACGTTGTTTCCACAAGCCCGGAATTTGATACCGTAAGAGTCCCACTCTTG CCATGTATCCACCCTCAAACTGGAAGTTCGAATGTTTGTTGTCGAGATCCAAATTATGTAGACCCATACTCTCAGTATTAA